In Nitrobacteraceae bacterium AZCC 1564, the following proteins share a genomic window:
- a CDS encoding 3-hydroxy-9,10-secoandrosta-1,3,5(10)-triene-9,17-dione monooxygenase (product_source=KO:K16047; cath_funfam=1.10.540.10,1.20.140.10,2.40.110.10; cog=COG1960; ko=KO:K16047; pfam=PF08028; superfamily=47203,56645), with product MSGTIHKLDLDRRSSGQDAAYAEMLERAHALVPKLRERASVTEEMRRLPPETERELHDAGLFRILQPKRVGGSEFDYVALVDFADVIALADASVAWNLVNLASHHWMLGMFDKRAQDLIWNEDVNTLIASSFIFPAGRAKKVAGGYTLSGRWPFSSGVNSSTWNMLAGIVSSDDDADGVEYRIFLLKQDDYRIIDTWNSTGLRGTGSNDVEAKDVFVPDHMTLAVRDVAGGPTPGSAVNPGALYALPVFALFAFVLSGAGLGNAQACLDDYVDIAKHRASTYNRAKLGDLQTTQIKIAEASAKIDAARMIMRRTCIDAMADARRGYIPKLPEKTRYRRDGAFSVNLCTEAVSLLFAASGARGLYTIGALQRQFRDAHAINAHIAFSFDAAGTNYGRVALDLPSENLTL from the coding sequence ATGTCAGGGACCATTCATAAGCTCGATCTCGATCGGCGCTCAAGCGGCCAAGACGCCGCATATGCCGAAATGCTCGAGCGCGCCCACGCCCTCGTTCCGAAGCTGCGTGAACGGGCTTCCGTCACCGAAGAGATGCGGCGGCTGCCGCCCGAGACCGAGCGCGAGCTTCACGACGCCGGGCTGTTCCGCATTCTCCAGCCCAAGCGTGTCGGCGGATCGGAATTTGATTACGTGGCACTGGTGGATTTCGCTGACGTCATTGCGTTGGCCGATGCTTCAGTTGCCTGGAACCTCGTCAATCTTGCGAGTCATCACTGGATGCTCGGCATGTTCGACAAGCGTGCGCAGGACCTGATCTGGAACGAGGACGTCAATACGCTCATCGCGTCGTCCTTCATTTTCCCGGCAGGCCGCGCCAAGAAGGTCGCAGGCGGTTACACCCTCTCGGGCCGCTGGCCGTTCTCGTCGGGCGTCAACTCCAGCACCTGGAATATGCTTGCCGGCATCGTCTCATCCGATGACGATGCGGATGGCGTCGAGTACCGCATCTTCCTCCTCAAGCAGGATGATTACAGGATCATCGACACCTGGAATTCGACGGGCCTGAGGGGCACGGGATCGAACGACGTCGAAGCCAAGGACGTGTTCGTTCCGGATCACATGACGCTGGCGGTGCGGGATGTCGCTGGCGGCCCGACGCCGGGAAGCGCCGTGAATCCCGGCGCTCTCTACGCATTGCCTGTGTTCGCACTGTTTGCCTTCGTTCTGTCAGGCGCAGGCCTTGGCAACGCCCAGGCCTGTCTCGACGATTATGTCGATATCGCGAAACATCGCGCCTCGACCTACAACCGCGCCAAGCTTGGCGATTTGCAGACGACGCAGATCAAGATCGCTGAAGCCTCGGCCAAGATCGACGCGGCGCGGATGATCATGCGCCGCACGTGTATCGATGCCATGGCGGATGCGCGGCGGGGGTACATTCCCAAGCTTCCCGAGAAAACGCGTTATCGGCGCGACGGCGCTTTCAGCGTCAATCTTTGCACCGAAGCAGTTTCGCTGCTGTTTGCGGCCAGCGGTGCGCGCGGGCTTTACACGATTGGCGCGCTCCAGCGCCAATTCCGCGATGCACATGCCATCAACGCGCACATCGCCTTCAGCTTCGATGCGGCAGGAACGAATTATGGCCGCGTGGCGCTCGATCTTCCCTCCGAAAACCTGACGTTGTGA
- a CDS encoding allantoinase (product_source=KO:K16842; cath_funfam=3.20.20.370; cog=COG0726; ko=KO:K16842; pfam=PF01522; superfamily=88713), translated as MALSDRIPYQALIDRPKLTLPGGKKLAVWVILNVEEWRIENAMPRTVLSPPMGQPLLPDVPNWSWHEYGMRAGFWRQMKALTDRNVPTTLAINGNVCNSYPRVAAAAREAGFEFMGHGFLQGPMHKVENQGDAIKRAVDTIAKFAGKPVRSWESPGLTETEDTLDLLRLNGVEYVADWVIDDLPQDVATPHGTITTIPYTVETNDIVVHALHHMPSDQFLRRSMDQFDRLYLEGNDNARVMAISIHPYITGVPHRIKYLEQLLDYVISHDGVALMTASEIGDWYRGQMAKA; from the coding sequence TTGGCCCTCTCTGATCGCATTCCCTATCAAGCCCTGATCGATCGTCCCAAATTGACTCTTCCAGGCGGCAAGAAGCTTGCCGTCTGGGTGATCCTCAACGTTGAGGAATGGCGGATCGAAAACGCCATGCCACGCACGGTGCTCAGTCCACCGATGGGGCAGCCGCTGCTGCCCGACGTGCCGAACTGGTCATGGCATGAATACGGAATGCGCGCCGGCTTCTGGCGGCAGATGAAGGCCCTGACCGACAGGAATGTTCCGACCACGCTCGCCATCAACGGCAACGTCTGCAATTCATATCCCCGCGTCGCGGCAGCCGCCCGCGAGGCGGGTTTCGAGTTCATGGGCCACGGCTTCCTGCAAGGCCCCATGCACAAGGTGGAAAATCAGGGCGATGCCATCAAGCGCGCGGTCGACACCATCGCGAAATTCGCGGGCAAGCCTGTGCGGTCATGGGAAAGCCCCGGCCTCACGGAGACGGAAGACACGCTCGATCTACTTCGCCTCAACGGCGTTGAATATGTCGCGGACTGGGTGATCGATGATCTGCCGCAGGACGTCGCAACGCCGCACGGCACGATCACCACGATTCCCTACACCGTCGAGACCAACGATATCGTCGTGCATGCCCTGCACCACATGCCGTCGGATCAATTCCTGCGGCGGAGCATGGATCAGTTCGACCGGCTTTATCTCGAAGGCAATGACAACGCCCGCGTCATGGCGATTTCGATCCACCCCTACATCACAGGCGTGCCACACCGGATCAAATATCTCGAACAGCTTCTCGATTACGTCATCAGTCATGACGGCGTCGCGCTGATGACCGCGAGCGAGATCGGCGACTGGTATCGCGGCCAGATGGCCAAGGCATAA
- a CDS encoding AcrR family transcriptional regulator (product_source=COG1309; cath_funfam=1.10.10.60; cog=COG1309; pfam=PF00440; superfamily=46689): MKKKPSSTVARVKQKRLSPEDRRQEFVRKATEFFSEEGFNGGTRELARRLGVTQPLLYRYFPSKEELIKEVYNKVYLEPLENGWEKLLTDRSRPIRDRLVQFYENYTDVIFSRKWLRIYLFSGLKGLDINRWYVGVVRDKILTRIIKECRHEAGLPAQSKPSAAELEMAWVFHGGIFYYGVRRFIYEMPALQDKHEVIANAVDGYLASFPRVNENGTKRTVAKSNRLNAAADR, translated from the coding sequence ATGAAAAAGAAACCATCGTCGACAGTTGCGCGTGTCAAACAGAAACGACTTTCGCCGGAAGACCGGCGCCAGGAGTTCGTGCGCAAGGCGACGGAGTTCTTTTCGGAGGAGGGCTTTAACGGCGGCACCCGCGAACTGGCCCGCCGCCTTGGCGTGACCCAGCCGCTGCTCTATCGCTACTTCCCGAGCAAGGAAGAGCTAATCAAGGAGGTCTATAACAAGGTCTACCTTGAGCCGCTCGAGAACGGCTGGGAGAAACTGCTCACCGACCGGTCCCGACCGATCCGGGATCGGCTGGTACAGTTTTACGAGAACTATACCGACGTGATCTTCAGCCGGAAGTGGCTGCGGATCTATCTGTTCTCAGGTCTGAAGGGCCTGGACATCAACCGTTGGTATGTCGGCGTGGTGCGCGACAAGATCCTCACTCGCATCATCAAGGAATGCCGGCACGAAGCGGGGCTACCAGCACAGAGCAAGCCTTCGGCAGCCGAGCTGGAAATGGCGTGGGTCTTCCACGGCGGTATCTTCTATTACGGCGTGCGTCGCTTCATCTACGAGATGCCCGCGCTGCAGGACAAGCACGAGGTCATCGCCAACGCGGTCGACGGCTATCTGGCCTCGTTTCCGCGTGTAAACGAAAACGGGACCAAACGCACCGTTGCGAAATCAAATCGCCTCAATGCAGCCGCTGACCGCTGA
- a CDS encoding putative dehydrogenase (product_source=COG0673; cath_funfam=3.40.50.720; cog=COG0673; pfam=PF01408,PF02894; superfamily=51735), with protein sequence MIRAAIIGLGWWGQTIARSLASSDVIKPVLGIDPLEPMRAKAAELGLETAPRFEDALARKDIEAVILCTPQDHHAGQIEAAAKAGRHVFCEKPLCTTAADAERAIGAVHQAKVQLAIGHERRFEPAVIEMQKRLADGEFGNALVLEGNFSQDKFLNLPADNWRLSKEVNPAGPLSATGIHLVDLSISMLGKPTHVWARLATLGSHFANGDTLSITIGFQSGATATLNAVLATPFMGRLALLGSKGWMEIRDRTHPENPTGWDVTRVLRDKAPETAYYQPHPAVRDNLEAFGRAAQGKGQYPVPYEQMLANVRTFEAIQRSAVSGCIEAI encoded by the coding sequence ATGATCCGGGCCGCTATCATCGGGCTGGGTTGGTGGGGACAAACCATTGCCCGCAGCCTCGCCTCAAGCGACGTCATCAAGCCTGTGCTGGGCATTGATCCTCTCGAACCGATGCGCGCCAAGGCCGCAGAACTTGGCCTTGAAACCGCACCGCGTTTTGAAGACGCGCTGGCGCGGAAGGACATCGAGGCTGTCATCCTGTGCACGCCGCAGGACCATCATGCCGGACAAATCGAAGCCGCCGCGAAGGCCGGGCGGCACGTGTTCTGCGAGAAACCGCTGTGCACCACCGCGGCCGACGCAGAACGTGCCATCGGCGCCGTCCATCAGGCGAAGGTGCAGCTTGCCATCGGCCACGAACGCCGCTTTGAGCCGGCTGTCATCGAAATGCAGAAGCGCCTCGCTGACGGTGAATTCGGCAATGCACTCGTGCTCGAAGGAAACTTCAGCCAGGACAAATTCCTCAACCTGCCCGCTGATAACTGGCGCCTGTCGAAGGAAGTGAACCCGGCCGGCCCCCTGTCCGCCACCGGCATTCACCTGGTTGATCTGTCGATTTCGATGCTCGGCAAGCCGACCCATGTCTGGGCGCGGCTCGCCACGCTTGGCAGTCACTTCGCCAATGGTGATACGCTCTCAATCACCATCGGCTTCCAGAGCGGCGCGACGGCCACGCTGAATGCTGTGCTGGCGACGCCGTTTATGGGCCGTCTGGCGCTATTGGGCTCGAAAGGCTGGATGGAAATCCGCGACCGGACCCATCCTGAAAATCCGACCGGCTGGGATGTGACACGCGTTCTTCGCGATAAGGCTCCGGAGACGGCGTACTATCAGCCTCATCCGGCTGTACGCGATAATCTGGAAGCGTTTGGCCGCGCAGCACAGGGCAAGGGACAGTATCCCGTGCCTTACGAGCAGATGCTTGCGAATGTGCGGACGTTCGAGGCGATCCAGAGGTCAGCGGTCAGCGGCTGCATTGAGGCGATTTGA
- a CDS encoding flavin reductase (DIM6/NTAB) family NADH-FMN oxidoreductase RutF (product_source=COG1853; cath_funfam=2.30.110.10; cog=COG1853; pfam=PF01613; smart=SM00903; superfamily=50475), translating into MAVKPQHPTEHGNELASDSSSIDPRDFRNALGSYATGVTVITAAAEDGTLAGLTCNSFASVSLNPPLVLWSLVTYSPSMSVFQNASHFAINVLGASQQALARQFATPSDDKFAGVSWRPGLGNAPVLANAVATFECRNADRYYGGDHVIFLGAVESYAYNRTEPLLFAQGRFGHFLSGA; encoded by the coding sequence ATGGCAGTAAAACCCCAACATCCGACCGAACATGGAAACGAACTGGCGAGCGATAGCTCGTCGATCGATCCGAGGGATTTCCGCAACGCGCTGGGGTCTTACGCAACAGGTGTGACCGTGATCACCGCCGCCGCGGAGGACGGCACACTGGCGGGGCTCACCTGCAATTCCTTTGCCTCGGTGTCACTCAACCCGCCGCTGGTGCTCTGGAGCCTCGTGACCTATTCGCCAAGCATGAGCGTTTTCCAGAACGCGAGCCATTTCGCGATCAATGTTCTGGGGGCGTCCCAGCAGGCGCTCGCCAGGCAGTTTGCAACCCCGTCCGACGACAAGTTCGCCGGGGTGAGCTGGCGGCCGGGTCTGGGCAATGCGCCGGTGCTGGCCAACGCGGTTGCAACATTCGAATGCCGCAACGCCGACCGTTATTACGGGGGCGACCACGTAATTTTTCTTGGTGCTGTCGAAAGCTATGCTTACAACCGTACCGAACCGCTGCTGTTCGCGCAGGGCAGGTTCGGGCACTTTCTTTCCGGGGCATAA